From a single Sporosarcina oncorhynchi genomic region:
- a CDS encoding ABC transporter ATP-binding protein, translating into MSKIFKQKEHQVEALKNIHCSIYKGEMVAIMGTSGSGKSTLLNMISAIDEPTTGTIFLFGKEANSIYKEPQSSNFRKENIGFIFQSFHLLKDLSVEDNIALPLILNDIPTKETKTRVEATMKQLGIANWRKHRPHELSGGQKQRVAIARAIITKPPILLADEPTGSLDVNTTDDILQLLVDLQQEGQTILLVTHDPYVATFADRVLFFHDGMIVDSYQNNKTTDDLDAILSKFKVITRGER; encoded by the coding sequence ATGTCGAAAATATTTAAACAGAAAGAGCATCAAGTTGAAGCATTGAAAAATATTCACTGCTCTATTTATAAAGGTGAAATGGTGGCAATCATGGGGACGAGTGGGTCTGGAAAGAGTACGCTGCTCAATATGATCAGTGCGATTGATGAGCCGACGACGGGAACAATTTTCTTATTTGGAAAAGAGGCTAATTCCATTTATAAGGAACCACAATCATCAAACTTCCGGAAAGAGAATATCGGTTTCATCTTCCAATCCTTTCATCTGCTAAAAGACTTATCTGTTGAAGATAATATCGCACTGCCACTTATTTTAAATGACATTCCAACGAAAGAAACAAAAACCCGTGTCGAAGCAACGATGAAGCAGTTAGGCATCGCTAACTGGCGGAAGCATCGGCCACACGAGTTGTCAGGGGGACAAAAACAGCGGGTGGCAATTGCCCGCGCAATTATTACTAAGCCCCCCATCCTGCTTGCCGATGAGCCGACGGGATCGCTGGACGTGAATACGACAGATGACATTTTACAGTTGCTTGTCGACTTGCAGCAAGAAGGCCAGACTATTTTGCTTGTCACGCATGATCCATATGTCGCGACATTCGCAGATCGGGTTCTATTTTTCCACGATGGCATGATCGTCGATTCCTATCAAAACAATAAAACAACTGATGATTTAGATGCCATCCTTTCAAAATTCAAGGTTATTACAAGAGGTGAGCGCTAA
- a CDS encoding sigma-70 family RNA polymerase sigma factor, which produces MKAQTGDEKAFYELLEPLQAQLYRIAFVYVQNEEDAVDIFQQSVIRAYEALPKLREPQYFSTWITRIVINCSKTYIEKAKQTDPTDPSELDTYASSNNPDIDEQLDLWEALRRLEEKYKTVLLLRFYQDLTVKEIALILDCPEGTVKTNIRRGLHRLRQQLKGAYIDEWVQSVEAGD; this is translated from the coding sequence ATGAAGGCTCAAACAGGTGATGAAAAGGCTTTTTACGAATTACTTGAACCACTACAGGCTCAATTATATCGAATTGCGTTCGTTTACGTTCAAAATGAGGAAGATGCCGTTGATATTTTTCAGCAGTCTGTTATCCGTGCCTATGAAGCTTTGCCTAAGTTAAGAGAACCGCAATACTTCTCCACTTGGATTACACGTATTGTCATCAATTGCAGTAAGACCTACATAGAAAAGGCTAAACAGACAGACCCTACTGATCCAAGCGAGCTAGATACATATGCTTCATCGAACAATCCTGATATAGATGAACAGTTGGATTTATGGGAAGCGTTAAGAAGGCTGGAGGAAAAGTACAAAACGGTCTTATTGCTCCGCTTTTATCAAGATCTTACCGTAAAGGAAATTGCACTCATTCTGGATTGTCCAGAAGGTACTGTAAAGACAAATATCCGGCGGGGGTTACACCGTTTGCGACAACAATTGAAAGGGGCGTACATAGATGAATGGGTTCAATCCGTTGAAGCAGGTGATTGA
- a CDS encoding ATP-binding protein, whose translation MFERLYTDSTGSANGNGRALGLGLGLAIVRGIIHAHQGKITVESEFGKGMTFSISLPVMPKTGHFK comes from the coding sequence ATCTTCGAGAGACTCTACACAGATTCTACCGGTTCTGCAAATGGAAACGGAAGGGCACTGGGACTGGGACTGGGACTCGCGATTGTGAGGGGAATCATCCATGCTCATCAAGGAAAGATCACTGTAGAAAGCGAGTTCGGCAAAGGCATGACTTTTTCAATTTCTCTTCCGGTTATGCCGAAAACGGGGCATTTTAAATGA